In Micromonospora purpureochromogenes, a single window of DNA contains:
- a CDS encoding class I SAM-dependent methyltransferase produces the protein MAERAFAELVAEAAAAPVHGWDFSWLDGRATEERPPWGYARLVAARLAAVSAALDVDTGGGEVLAEAPAPPPLLVATEAWPPNVAVARRTLRRVGATVVQVGPASGLPFRDASFDLVTSRHPVATGWAEIARVLRPGAAYLSQQIGPGTMRELSEAILGPLPPATSRQPERAVAAARAAGLSVVRLEQATLRAVFHDVGAVVWFLRKVVWTAPSFDVDRHRPQLAALDRRIRAEGAFVAHARRFLIEAVRPA, from the coding sequence ATGGCAGAGCGGGCCTTCGCCGAACTGGTCGCCGAGGCGGCGGCCGCGCCCGTGCACGGTTGGGACTTCTCCTGGCTCGACGGCCGGGCCACCGAGGAACGCCCGCCGTGGGGCTACGCCCGGTTGGTGGCGGCCCGGCTGGCGGCGGTCTCCGCCGCCCTGGACGTCGACACCGGCGGGGGAGAGGTGCTGGCCGAGGCGCCCGCCCCGCCACCGCTGCTAGTCGCCACCGAGGCCTGGCCGCCGAACGTGGCGGTCGCCCGGCGTACGCTGCGCCGGGTCGGCGCCACCGTCGTCCAGGTCGGCCCCGCGTCCGGACTGCCGTTTCGGGACGCCTCCTTCGACCTCGTCACCAGCCGGCACCCGGTCGCCACCGGCTGGGCCGAGATCGCCCGGGTGCTGCGCCCCGGCGCGGCGTACCTGTCCCAGCAGATCGGCCCGGGCACGATGCGGGAGCTGAGCGAGGCGATCCTCGGCCCGCTGCCGCCGGCGACCAGCCGGCAGCCGGAGCGGGCCGTGGCCGCCGCCCGGGCCGCGGGCCTGTCCGTGGTCCGCCTCGAACAGGCCACCCTGCGGGCGGTCTTTCACGACGTCGGCGCGGTGGTCTGGTTCCTGCGCAAGGTCGTCTGGACGGCGCCGAGCTTCGACGTGGACCGGCACCGGCCGCAGCTCGCCGCGCTGGACCGGCGGATCCGCGCGGAGGGGGCCTTCGTCGCCCACGCCCGCCGGTTCCTGATCGAGGCGGTCCGGCCGGCCTGA
- a CDS encoding DUF2231 domain-containing protein, with protein MESRLRVQGHPIQPMLVTFPFGLFVSAVLFDLADVAGGPAFLGEVGYWTAVAALVAAALAGVAGMVDLWDVRAGRTRRTMVTFNLVNAGMAALFLLACLIRADAPQRGATAVLVITELVGLAVGAVGVRLGARLMRQFDAGRREPGGFDALAGVPAAATVEIIRPRA; from the coding sequence ATGGAGAGCCGGCTGCGGGTGCAGGGGCATCCGATCCAACCGATGCTGGTGACGTTCCCGTTCGGGCTCTTCGTCAGCGCGGTCCTCTTCGACCTCGCCGACGTGGCCGGCGGGCCGGCCTTCCTCGGCGAGGTCGGCTACTGGACGGCGGTCGCCGCCCTGGTCGCCGCCGCGCTCGCGGGGGTGGCCGGCATGGTCGACCTGTGGGACGTCCGGGCCGGCCGGACCCGCCGCACCATGGTCACCTTCAACCTGGTCAACGCCGGCATGGCCGCGCTGTTCCTGCTGGCCTGCCTGATCCGGGCCGACGCGCCGCAGCGCGGCGCCACCGCGGTCCTGGTGATCACCGAGCTGGTCGGCCTGGCCGTCGGTGCGGTCGGGGTCCGGTTGGGCGCCCGCCTGATGCGCCAGTTCGACGCGGGCCGCCGTGAGCCGGGCGGCTTCGACGCCCTGGCGGGCGTGCCCGCCGCCGCCACCGTGGAGATCATCCGCCCCCGCGCCTGA
- a CDS encoding GAF and ANTAR domain-containing protein: protein MNLDMREPMIDTLGVLETAGLLRELTAGLIAADNFDEALARLVRIARDAVPDVTWCGFTALRAGEPAGVAASDPGLAELDDLRHGPESPAMSAIGRREMTFAPDLAVEERWPGWTARARGLGVRGVISAPVDVDEQAIGVINLYTDSAGTFTTRHQLTAMLLAEHAGLLLAAVRDRVKQAERAGELDESLLGEGVVGQAVGVIMTQRGCPAPEALDVLRNAASSLDIPLREVAERLVATVSRPREG, encoded by the coding sequence GTGAACCTGGACATGCGGGAGCCGATGATCGACACCCTCGGCGTGCTGGAGACCGCCGGCCTGCTGCGCGAGCTGACCGCCGGCCTGATCGCGGCCGACAACTTCGACGAGGCGCTGGCCCGGCTGGTGCGGATCGCCCGGGACGCCGTACCGGACGTGACCTGGTGCGGCTTCACCGCGCTGCGCGCCGGGGAGCCCGCCGGGGTGGCCGCCTCCGACCCCGGCCTGGCGGAGCTGGACGACCTGCGGCACGGCCCGGAGTCGCCGGCGATGAGCGCCATCGGCCGCCGGGAGATGACCTTCGCCCCGGACCTCGCCGTCGAGGAGCGCTGGCCGGGCTGGACGGCCCGGGCGCGGGGCCTCGGGGTGCGCGGGGTGATCTCCGCGCCGGTCGACGTCGACGAGCAGGCGATCGGAGTGATCAACCTCTACACCGACTCCGCCGGCACCTTCACCACCCGGCACCAGCTCACCGCGATGCTGCTCGCCGAGCACGCCGGCCTGCTGCTGGCGGCGGTGCGCGACCGGGTCAAGCAGGCCGAGCGCGCCGGTGAGCTGGACGAATCGCTGCTGGGGGAGGGCGTCGTGGGCCAGGCGGTCGGGGTGATCATGACCCAGCGCGGGTGCCCCGCGCCGGAGGCCCTCGACGTGCTGCGCAACGCCGCCTCCTCGCTGGACATCCCGCTGCGCGAGGTGGCCGAGCGGCTGGTCGCGACGGTGTCGCGTCCCCGGGAGGGTTGA
- the secA2 gene encoding accessory Sec system translocase SecA2, translating into MGVSQRLKSRFRRFLQRPGTTVDLAPLEKLLPQIAAREDELSALDDAELTEAAGTATEYAEICAIGREAARRGLDQRPYDVQLLGAMALLSGKVAEMATGEGKTLTATIAAYGHVRLGNGPVHVLTVNDYLARRDAEWMAPVYRLLGLSVGWVNEASTPEERRAAYACDVTYVAVSEAGFDFLRDQLVTDLADRVQPPLKTAIVDEADSILIDEARVPMVLAGAVAGEQDPAHAAAALVRGLRKGKHYTVAEDGRSVAFTAAGLATVEAKLGGIDLYDTEHVGQLSAVNVALHAHALLHRDVDYIVRDGSVELIDEMRGRVAQRRRWPDGLQAAVEAKEGLDATAEGEVLGTVAVQAYVALYPTVCGMTATAVLVGDQLREFFGLEVAVIPPNTPCVREDEPDRIYATRAEKEEALIDEITRCHRAGRPVLVGTLDVKESEGLAAGLHAAGVPCVVLNAKNDDEEAAIIAEAGAYGAVTVSTQMAGRGVDIRLGGSDQSDRDRVAELGGLYVIGSGRHDSRRVDDQLRGRAGRQGDPGGSVFFVSLEDDLVVRHAGDIVPASPRMNADGLVTDEQVDYAVEHAQRVAEGVNHEIHRNTWRYSVVIEQQRKALAERRERLLTSDVAALMLLDRVPDKAGEMDEDLLARVARSIALYHLDRLWAEHLAELSEVREGVHLRALGRLDPLDEFHRSAVPAFNNLVPEIETRTIATFTETEFDADWEPDAAKLVRPTATWTYLVHDNPFGSELDRLIASIGRRLSAAR; encoded by the coding sequence ATGGGTGTGTCGCAACGGTTGAAGAGCAGGTTCCGGCGGTTCCTCCAGCGCCCGGGGACGACGGTCGACCTGGCCCCGCTGGAGAAGTTGCTGCCGCAGATCGCCGCGCGCGAGGACGAGCTGTCCGCCCTCGACGACGCCGAGCTGACCGAGGCCGCCGGCACCGCCACCGAGTACGCCGAGATCTGCGCGATCGGCCGCGAGGCCGCCCGCCGCGGGCTGGACCAGCGGCCGTACGACGTGCAGCTGCTCGGAGCGATGGCGCTGCTGTCGGGCAAGGTCGCCGAGATGGCCACCGGTGAGGGCAAGACGCTCACCGCCACCATCGCCGCGTACGGGCACGTCCGGCTGGGCAACGGGCCGGTGCACGTGCTCACCGTCAACGACTACCTGGCCCGCCGCGACGCCGAGTGGATGGCGCCGGTCTACCGGCTGCTCGGGCTGAGCGTGGGCTGGGTCAACGAGGCCTCCACCCCCGAGGAGCGGCGCGCCGCGTACGCCTGCGACGTAACCTACGTCGCGGTCAGCGAGGCCGGTTTCGACTTCCTCCGCGACCAGCTCGTCACCGACCTCGCCGACCGGGTCCAGCCGCCGCTGAAGACCGCGATCGTGGACGAGGCCGACTCCATCCTGATCGACGAGGCCCGGGTGCCGATGGTGCTCGCCGGCGCGGTCGCCGGCGAGCAGGACCCGGCGCACGCCGCCGCGGCGCTGGTGCGCGGCCTGCGCAAGGGCAAGCACTACACCGTCGCCGAGGACGGCCGCAGCGTGGCGTTCACCGCCGCCGGCCTGGCCACCGTCGAGGCCAAGCTCGGCGGCATCGACCTGTACGACACCGAGCACGTCGGGCAGCTCTCGGCGGTCAACGTGGCGCTGCACGCGCACGCCCTGCTGCACCGTGACGTGGACTACATCGTCCGGGACGGCTCGGTCGAGCTGATCGACGAGATGCGCGGCCGGGTGGCCCAGCGCCGCCGCTGGCCGGACGGCCTGCAGGCGGCGGTCGAGGCCAAGGAGGGCCTGGACGCCACGGCCGAGGGCGAGGTGCTGGGCACCGTCGCCGTGCAGGCGTACGTCGCGCTCTACCCGACCGTCTGCGGGATGACTGCCACCGCCGTGCTCGTCGGCGACCAGCTGCGCGAGTTCTTCGGCCTCGAGGTGGCGGTGATCCCGCCGAACACCCCCTGCGTGCGGGAGGACGAGCCGGACCGCATCTACGCCACCCGGGCGGAGAAGGAGGAGGCGCTGATCGACGAGATCACGCGCTGCCACCGCGCCGGCCGGCCGGTGCTGGTCGGCACCCTGGACGTCAAGGAGTCCGAGGGGCTGGCCGCCGGCCTGCACGCCGCCGGGGTGCCCTGCGTCGTGCTGAACGCGAAGAACGACGACGAGGAGGCGGCGATCATCGCCGAGGCGGGCGCGTACGGCGCGGTCACCGTCTCCACCCAGATGGCCGGCCGGGGCGTGGACATCCGCCTCGGCGGCAGCGACCAGAGCGACCGGGACCGGGTGGCCGAGCTGGGCGGCCTGTACGTGATCGGCAGCGGCCGGCACGACAGCCGCCGGGTCGACGACCAGCTGCGCGGCCGGGCCGGCCGGCAGGGCGACCCGGGTGGTTCGGTCTTCTTCGTCAGCCTGGAGGACGACCTGGTGGTCCGGCACGCCGGCGACATCGTGCCGGCCTCGCCGCGGATGAACGCCGACGGCCTGGTCACCGACGAGCAGGTGGACTACGCCGTGGAGCACGCCCAGCGGGTGGCCGAGGGCGTCAACCACGAGATCCACCGCAACACCTGGCGGTACAGCGTGGTGATCGAGCAGCAGCGCAAGGCGCTGGCGGAGCGCCGCGAGCGGCTGCTCACCAGCGACGTGGCCGCGCTGATGCTGCTCGACCGGGTGCCGGACAAGGCCGGCGAGATGGACGAGGACCTGCTCGCCCGGGTGGCCCGGTCGATCGCCCTCTACCACCTCGACCGGCTCTGGGCCGAGCACCTGGCCGAGCTCTCCGAGGTCCGCGAGGGCGTGCACCTGCGGGCGCTGGGCCGCCTCGACCCGCTGGACGAGTTCCACCGGTCGGCGGTGCCGGCGTTCAACAACCTCGTCCCCGAGATCGAGACCCGCACCATCGCCACCTTCACCGAGACCGAGTTCGACGCCGACTGGGAGCCGGACGCCGCCAAGCTGGTGCGGCCGACCGCCACCTGGACGTACCTGGTCCACGACAACCCGTTCGGCTCTGAGCTGGACCGGCTGATCGCCTCGATCGGCCGGCGGCTCTCCGCCGCGCGCTGA
- a CDS encoding ABC transporter ATP-binding protein, whose protein sequence is MTTVAARRPAGLAALLPYLRAHRGTLAVVGALSLAGAGAALAQPLLTRQVLDRMAAARPVAGLVAALVALVVAGAALGGLRDFLLQRTAEGVVLGTRRRLAGHLLRLPIVEYDRRRTGDLLSRVGSDTTLLRAVVTSGLFETVTGAVMVVGAAGAMALLDPVLFGVTLLGLAAGVGFALTVARRVRGLSRAAQERVGEMTSAVERAISAARTIRAARAEHREAEAVGSSAAQAYAAGLRVARVQAVVGPVSTVTIQGAFLLVLGVGGARVAAGAITVGDLVAFVMFLFFLVLPLGQAVHAYTQLQTGLGALQRIEEVLAVPAEDAGDGADQAATPPAGRPAAIEFDRVGFGYPDGAPVLHEVSFTVPAGSRTALVGPSGAGKSTLLALVERFYELDSGSLRLDGVDVRRLPRDALRARLGYVEQEAPVLAGTLRQNLLIGAPDATDAALLAVLDEVNLGHLAERTDAGLDVQVGEGGVLLSGGERQRLAIARALLAGPPVLLLDEPTSNLDARNEAALRRAIDAVAVRRTLLIVAHRLATVVDADQIVVLDGGRVVAVGTHDELTVTSPLYRELAAHQLLVS, encoded by the coding sequence ATGACCACCGTCGCCGCCCGCCGACCCGCCGGCCTGGCCGCCCTGCTGCCGTACCTGCGCGCCCACCGCGGCACCCTCGCCGTGGTGGGCGCGTTGTCGTTGGCCGGCGCGGGCGCCGCGCTGGCGCAGCCGCTGCTCACCCGCCAGGTGCTCGACCGGATGGCGGCGGCCCGCCCGGTCGCCGGCCTCGTCGCGGCGCTGGTGGCCCTGGTGGTGGCCGGCGCCGCCCTCGGCGGCCTGCGCGACTTCCTACTGCAACGCACCGCCGAGGGCGTCGTGCTGGGCACCCGGCGCCGGCTCGCCGGGCACCTGCTGCGGCTGCCCATCGTCGAGTACGACCGGCGCCGCACCGGCGACCTGCTCTCCCGGGTGGGCTCGGACACCACCCTGCTGCGGGCCGTGGTCACCTCCGGGCTCTTCGAGACGGTCACCGGCGCGGTGATGGTGGTCGGGGCGGCCGGCGCGATGGCGCTGCTCGACCCGGTGCTGTTCGGGGTGACCCTGCTGGGGTTGGCCGCCGGCGTCGGTTTCGCGCTCACCGTGGCCCGCCGGGTGCGCGGGCTGTCCCGCGCCGCCCAGGAGCGCGTCGGGGAGATGACCTCCGCCGTCGAGCGGGCCATCTCCGCCGCCCGGACCATCCGCGCCGCCCGGGCCGAGCACCGCGAGGCCGAGGCCGTCGGCTCCAGCGCCGCCCAGGCGTACGCGGCGGGGCTGCGGGTGGCCCGGGTGCAGGCGGTGGTCGGCCCGGTCAGCACGGTCACCATCCAGGGCGCGTTCCTGCTGGTCCTCGGCGTGGGCGGGGCCCGGGTGGCGGCCGGGGCGATCACCGTGGGCGACCTGGTGGCCTTCGTGATGTTCCTGTTCTTCCTGGTCCTGCCGCTGGGCCAGGCGGTGCACGCGTACACCCAGTTGCAGACCGGGCTGGGCGCGTTGCAGCGGATCGAGGAGGTGCTGGCCGTACCCGCGGAGGACGCCGGGGACGGCGCGGACCAGGCGGCGACCCCGCCCGCCGGCCGGCCGGCGGCGATCGAGTTCGACCGGGTGGGGTTCGGCTACCCGGACGGTGCCCCGGTGCTGCACGAGGTGAGCTTCACCGTGCCGGCCGGCAGCCGCACCGCCCTGGTCGGCCCCTCCGGGGCCGGCAAGTCGACCCTGCTCGCGCTCGTGGAGCGCTTCTACGAGCTCGACTCCGGGTCGCTGCGGCTCGACGGGGTCGACGTGCGCCGGCTGCCCCGCGACGCTCTGCGGGCCCGGCTCGGCTACGTCGAGCAGGAGGCCCCGGTGCTGGCCGGCACGCTGCGGCAGAACCTGCTGATCGGCGCCCCGGACGCGACCGACGCCGCGCTGCTCGCCGTCCTCGACGAGGTCAACCTCGGCCACCTCGCCGAGCGCACCGACGCCGGGTTGGACGTGCAGGTGGGGGAGGGCGGGGTGCTGCTCTCCGGCGGCGAGCGCCAGCGCCTGGCGATCGCCCGGGCGCTGCTCGCCGGCCCGCCGGTGCTGCTGCTGGACGAGCCGACCAGCAACCTCGACGCGCGCAACGAGGCGGCGCTGCGCCGGGCCATCGACGCGGTGGCGGTGCGGCGCACCCTGCTGATCGTCGCGCACCGGCTCGCCACCGTCGTCGACGCCGACCAGATCGTGGTGCTCGACGGCGGCCGGGTGGTCGCGGTCGGCACCCACGACGAATTGACCGTCACCAGTCCGCTCTACCGCGAGCTGGCCGCCCACCAGCTGCTGGTGAGCTGA
- a CDS encoding zinc-dependent alcohol dehydrogenase: MRDKVVVVSGPGAVELAEQDAAELREGTFRVETLYSGISAGTELSFVKGTNPYLNVTWNPDLCLFQPGAASTPYPVNRLGYMQVGRVVESRTPAVAVGTVGAMTYGHRTGYVADPVAERFVPLPDDLDPLLGIYVAHMGPICANGLLHAAADLCGTDVRSLGDGVRGRRVAVVGSGVVALLTALFAKRHGAASVVVLDPTPQRRQVAEALGLETLDPEADDPAVVLKTRWNHAAGDRGADVVFQCRGQAWALHLALRLLRPQGTVIDLAFYQDGADAVRLGEEFHHNGLSLRCAQIGRVPRGLTPTWDRERLSAETIELLRQYGDVIRKHLVSAVVPMEEAPALLTDLAERRRQELQVVLTG, from the coding sequence ATGCGTGACAAGGTCGTGGTGGTCAGCGGCCCCGGCGCGGTCGAACTGGCCGAACAGGACGCCGCGGAGCTACGCGAGGGCACCTTCCGGGTGGAGACCCTCTACAGCGGCATCTCCGCCGGCACCGAACTGAGCTTCGTCAAGGGCACCAACCCGTACCTCAACGTCACCTGGAACCCTGACCTCTGTCTGTTCCAGCCCGGTGCGGCGAGCACCCCGTACCCGGTCAACCGGCTCGGCTACATGCAGGTCGGCCGGGTGGTGGAGAGCCGCACCCCGGCCGTCGCCGTCGGCACGGTGGGCGCCATGACCTACGGCCACCGCACCGGCTACGTCGCCGACCCGGTCGCCGAGCGGTTCGTCCCGCTCCCCGACGACCTCGATCCGCTGCTCGGCATCTACGTCGCGCACATGGGCCCGATCTGCGCCAACGGCCTGCTGCACGCCGCCGCCGACCTGTGCGGCACCGACGTGCGCTCGCTCGGCGACGGGGTGCGCGGCCGGCGGGTCGCGGTGGTCGGCAGCGGCGTCGTCGCCCTGCTCACCGCCCTCTTCGCCAAGCGGCACGGCGCCGCCTCCGTGGTGGTGCTGGACCCGACGCCACAGCGCCGCCAGGTCGCCGAGGCGCTCGGCCTGGAGACGCTCGACCCGGAGGCCGACGACCCGGCGGTGGTGCTCAAGACCCGGTGGAACCACGCCGCCGGGGACCGGGGCGCCGACGTGGTGTTCCAGTGTCGCGGCCAGGCCTGGGCGCTGCACCTGGCGCTGCGCCTGCTGCGTCCGCAGGGCACCGTGATCGACCTGGCCTTCTACCAGGACGGCGCGGACGCCGTCCGGCTCGGCGAGGAGTTCCACCACAACGGGCTGTCGCTGCGCTGCGCCCAGATCGGGCGGGTGCCGCGCGGCCTGACGCCGACCTGGGACCGGGAACGGCTCTCCGCCGAGACGATCGAGCTGCTGCGGCAGTACGGCGACGTGATCCGCAAGCACCTCGTCTCGGCGGTGGTGCCGATGGAGGAGGCGCCCGCCCTGCTGACCGACCTGGCCGAGCGTCGCCGGCAGGAACTCCAGGTGGTGCTGACCGGCTGA
- a CDS encoding Gfo/Idh/MocA family protein, with translation MRRCRVGLVGAGGVAQRHARVLSGFEDVELLGVHDVSRDAAAELAGAYGGRSFVDVDELLAAGPDAVYVCVPPFAHGPVEEEIIAAGVPMFVEKPVAVDLDTAERIAALVQEKQLLTAVGHHWRYLHVVEQARELLADTPVRMVNGSWLDKVPPVAWWAVRDRSGGPVVEQAAHVLDLVRSLVGEVVEVTAYGDGNPPPVEGADIDSVTAAALRFANGAVGTLAAACVLTWKHRAGLEILADGLALSLAEDGLVIRDADGERRIESDPDGARIAVDRAFIDAVTGVGDDVRVPYAEAMRTQRLALAVAESARTGRAVTLPTGPASRPLATTAVSVDA, from the coding sequence ATGCGCAGGTGCCGGGTGGGACTGGTAGGGGCCGGTGGGGTGGCACAACGCCACGCCCGCGTGTTGAGCGGTTTCGAGGACGTGGAGCTGCTCGGGGTGCACGACGTGTCCCGGGACGCGGCCGCGGAGCTGGCCGGCGCGTACGGCGGCCGGAGCTTCGTCGACGTGGACGAACTGCTCGCCGCCGGACCGGACGCGGTGTACGTCTGCGTGCCGCCGTTCGCGCACGGGCCGGTGGAGGAGGAAATCATCGCCGCCGGCGTCCCGATGTTCGTGGAGAAGCCCGTCGCGGTCGACCTGGACACCGCCGAACGGATCGCCGCCCTGGTGCAGGAGAAGCAGCTGCTCACCGCCGTCGGGCACCACTGGCGCTACCTGCACGTGGTGGAGCAGGCCCGCGAGCTGCTGGCCGACACCCCGGTGCGGATGGTCAACGGTTCCTGGCTGGACAAGGTCCCCCCGGTGGCCTGGTGGGCCGTGCGGGACCGCTCCGGCGGCCCGGTCGTCGAGCAGGCCGCGCACGTGCTGGACCTGGTGCGGTCGCTGGTCGGCGAGGTGGTCGAGGTGACCGCGTACGGCGACGGCAACCCGCCGCCGGTCGAGGGCGCCGACATCGACTCGGTGACCGCGGCCGCGCTGCGCTTCGCCAACGGGGCGGTGGGCACCCTCGCCGCGGCCTGCGTGCTGACCTGGAAGCACCGGGCGGGGCTGGAGATCCTCGCCGACGGCCTGGCGCTGTCGCTGGCCGAGGACGGCCTGGTGATCCGCGACGCCGACGGGGAACGCCGGATCGAATCCGACCCGGACGGTGCCCGGATCGCCGTCGACCGGGCCTTCATCGACGCGGTGACCGGCGTCGGCGACGACGTCCGGGTGCCGTACGCCGAGGCGATGCGGACCCAGCGGCTGGCCCTCGCGGTCGCCGAGTCGGCCCGTACCGGGCGCGCCGTGACCCTGCCGACCGGCCCGGCGTCCCGGCCGCTGGCCACCACGGCGGTGAGTGTCGATGCGTGA
- a CDS encoding glucosyl-3-phosphoglycerate synthase codes for MRDTDSIVSPVVEAWATYRTTSADDWPTRRLMRAKGDTRVSVVLPARNEEVTVGAIVSTIREHLMDRVALVDELIVVDSRSTDRTAQVARAAGAEVVSQDAMTRGLPRLTGKGDALWAGLAAAEGDVVAFIDADLREFRPHFVTGLIGPLLTDPSVDFVKGFYHRPLVGASSVEADGGGRVTELMARPLLNLFWPELAGFVQPLAGEYAGRREVLEQVPFVSGYGVETAMLIDLLELVGLDALAQVDLGERKHRHQDTAALGRMSAQIMHTAWSRLQRRGWASPGTMPATMLTQFRRGGSEALPNLDREIVVSDVSVAERPPLAELRHRVPRRRVAA; via the coding sequence GTGCGGGATACAGATTCGATCGTCTCACCAGTGGTGGAGGCATGGGCGACTTACCGGACGACTTCGGCCGACGACTGGCCGACGCGGCGGCTGATGCGGGCCAAGGGTGACACCCGGGTCAGTGTGGTGCTGCCCGCGCGCAACGAGGAGGTCACCGTCGGCGCGATCGTGTCGACGATCCGCGAACACCTGATGGACCGGGTCGCCCTGGTCGACGAGCTGATCGTGGTGGACTCCCGGTCCACCGACCGGACCGCGCAGGTGGCCCGGGCCGCGGGCGCGGAGGTGGTCAGCCAGGACGCGATGACCCGGGGGCTGCCCCGACTGACCGGCAAGGGCGACGCGCTCTGGGCCGGCCTGGCCGCCGCCGAGGGCGACGTGGTCGCCTTCATCGACGCCGACCTGCGCGAGTTCCGTCCGCACTTCGTGACCGGACTGATCGGACCGTTGCTGACCGATCCGTCGGTGGACTTCGTGAAGGGCTTCTACCACCGGCCGCTGGTCGGCGCCAGCAGCGTGGAGGCCGACGGTGGCGGGCGGGTGACGGAGCTGATGGCCCGCCCCCTGCTCAACCTCTTCTGGCCGGAGCTGGCCGGTTTCGTGCAGCCCCTCGCCGGCGAGTACGCCGGACGCCGGGAGGTGCTGGAGCAGGTGCCGTTCGTCTCCGGCTACGGGGTCGAGACGGCGATGCTGATCGACCTGCTGGAGCTGGTCGGCCTCGACGCCCTCGCCCAGGTCGATCTCGGCGAGCGCAAGCACCGCCACCAGGACACCGCGGCGCTGGGCCGGATGTCCGCGCAGATCATGCACACCGCCTGGTCACGGTTGCAGCGCCGCGGCTGGGCCAGCCCCGGCACCATGCCAGCCACCATGCTGACCCAGTTCCGCCGGGGCGGCTCGGAGGCGCTGCCCAACCTGGACCGGGAGATCGTGGTCAGCGACGTCTCGGTGGCCGAGCGCCCGCCGCTGGCCGAGCTGCGGCACCGGGTGCCGCGCCGGCGGGTGGCGGCGTGA
- a CDS encoding glycosyltransferase yields the protein MSLTVLMNAGPWLSVPPPGYGGIENVIATLVPELRRLGVRVVLASVESSTLPVDEKFSVFPDGQFHALQRPYNQVCGVSQAHLNGVIRQLHHRDDIDLVHDHVEAVGLATLAAMGPDGPPVLHTLHWDLAKHPELYGNLDAGDRVRVNGVSASQLARAPRALREHSVGHVHLSTPLAVGADRAPRPEKGDYAIILGRINPGKGQDVGARLAQRVGVPLVLAGPVGPYHRPEDLAAAGDEARQNPDVRFFYDEVAPHVDGELVRWVGTVAGQERDDLLAGAKASLFPLRWEEPGGTAVVESLALGTPVVATARGCLPELIEHGRTGLLTTDEDELGDLLLAASLLDADECRREAATRFTPALMAQRYVELYERVRQGARARQLQVA from the coding sequence ATGAGCCTCACCGTCCTGATGAACGCCGGCCCGTGGTTGTCGGTGCCGCCTCCCGGCTACGGCGGGATCGAGAACGTCATCGCCACCCTGGTGCCGGAGCTGCGGCGCCTGGGCGTACGGGTGGTGCTGGCCTCGGTGGAGAGCAGCACCCTGCCGGTGGACGAGAAGTTCTCGGTCTTTCCCGACGGGCAGTTCCACGCCCTGCAACGCCCCTACAACCAGGTGTGCGGCGTCTCCCAGGCCCACCTCAACGGGGTGATCCGGCAGCTGCACCACCGCGACGACATCGACCTGGTGCACGACCACGTGGAGGCGGTCGGGTTGGCCACCCTGGCCGCGATGGGGCCGGACGGCCCGCCCGTGCTGCACACCCTGCACTGGGACCTGGCCAAGCACCCCGAGCTCTACGGCAACCTGGACGCCGGTGACCGGGTCCGGGTCAACGGCGTCTCCGCCTCCCAGCTGGCCCGCGCTCCCCGGGCGCTGCGGGAGCACTCGGTGGGGCACGTGCACCTGTCCACCCCGCTGGCCGTGGGCGCGGACCGCGCGCCGCGCCCGGAGAAGGGCGACTACGCGATCATCCTGGGGCGGATCAACCCGGGCAAGGGGCAGGACGTGGGCGCCCGGCTGGCCCAGCGGGTCGGGGTGCCGCTGGTGCTCGCCGGGCCGGTCGGGCCGTACCACCGGCCGGAGGACCTGGCCGCCGCCGGGGACGAGGCCCGGCAGAACCCCGACGTGCGCTTCTTCTACGACGAGGTGGCCCCGCACGTCGACGGCGAGCTGGTCCGCTGGGTCGGCACGGTGGCCGGTCAGGAGCGCGACGACCTGCTGGCCGGGGCGAAGGCCTCGCTGTTTCCGCTGCGCTGGGAGGAACCGGGCGGCACGGCCGTGGTGGAGTCCCTCGCGCTGGGCACCCCGGTCGTGGCGACCGCCCGCGGCTGCCTGCCCGAGCTGATCGAGCACGGACGCACCGGCCTGCTCACCACCGACGAGGACGAGCTCGGCGACCTGCTGCTGGCGGCCAGCCTGCTCGACGCGGACGAGTGCCGGCGGGAGGCCGCGACCCGGTTCACCCCGGCGCTGATGGCGCAGCGCTACGTCGAGCTGTACGAGCGGGTCCGCCAGGGCGCCCGGGCCCGGCAGTTGCAGGTCGCCTGA